The Erinaceus europaeus chromosome 16, mEriEur2.1, whole genome shotgun sequence genome includes a window with the following:
- the LOC103125620 gene encoding dehydrogenase/reductase SDR family member 4 isoform X2 encodes MGQMRQAVKLHGGVDILVSNAAVNPFFGNLMDVTEEVWDKILEINVKAAALLTKAVVPEMEKRGGGSVVIVASIAGYSPFPGLGPYNVSKTALLGLTKNLAIELAQRNIRVNCLAPGLIQTSFSSVFWKDKAREESMKEFMRISRIGKPEDCAGIVSFLCSEDASYINGETIVVGGGTPSRL; translated from the exons ATGGGGCAAATGAGGCAG GCTGTAAAACTTCATGGGGGTGTCGACATTTTGGTCTCTAATGCCGCAGTCAACCCATTCTTTGGAAACCTAATGGATGTCACGGAGGAGGTGTGGGACAAG ATTCTGGAAATTAACGTGAAGGCTGCAGCCCTGCTGACAAAGGCAGTGGTGCCAGAGATGGAGAAACGAGG aggtggctcagtggtgatCGTGGCCTCCATAGCAGGTTACAGCCCATTTCCT GGCCTGGGCCCTTACAATGTCAGTAAAACTGCCTTACTGGGCCTCACCAAGAACCTGGCCATAGAGCTGGCCCAGCGGAACATTCGGGTGAACTGCCTGGCGCCCGGACTCATCCAGACTAGCTTCAGCAGCGTG TTCTGGAAGGACAAGGCAAGAGAAGAAAGCATGAAAGAATTCATGCGGATAAGCAG GATAGGCAAGCCAGAGGACTGTGCCGGCATCGTGTCTTTCCTGTGTTCAGAAGATGCCAGCTACATCAATGGGGAGACAATAGTGGTGGGTGGAGGGACCCCATCCCGCCTCTGA